A single window of Gossypium arboreum isolate Shixiya-1 chromosome 13, ASM2569848v2, whole genome shotgun sequence DNA harbors:
- the LOC108486449 gene encoding pentatricopeptide repeat-containing protein At1g07740, mitochondrial, translating to MIHSISKPINQIQRNLINHFVKIHEHSKDYHSFGAKRPKTQTNHENPQKRRPKRSPPFVAAMRGIHDPDEALSLFHEYYQMGYKHDYPSFSSLIYKLAKSRNFEAVETLLGVLQNLNIPCKETLFCALFQHYGKAHLSGKAVELFRKMPCFNCVCTVQSLNSVLNVLVDNDRFGDAKEIFDKSKEMGFRPNTVTFNVMIKGLLNGAEFDEACNMFDEMLERNVEPSVVTYNSFISFLCKKGEVEKAKKLFEDMVKKGKYPNAVTYALLMEGLCSLGEYKEAKKLMFDMEYKGCKTKVINFGVLMSYLGKKGEIEEAKSLLSEMKKRRFKADVVIYNILVNYLCKESKVQEAYKVLIDMQVKGCEPNAATYRMMVDGFCNVGDFEGALKVLNVMLKSRHCPRSETFCRLVAGLLQCGKVDGACFVLEEMEKRKISLDLEVWGDLIRDAYSGVGDTNEHLTQIILGN from the coding sequence ATGATCCATTCCATATCTAAACCCATAAACCAAATACAACGAAATCTAATAAACCATTTCGTTAAAATCCACGAACATTCTAAAGATTACCATAGTTTTGGTGCCAAGAGACCAAAGACCCAAACAAACCATGAAAACCCTCAAAAAAGACGCCCAAAAAGGTCACCCCCTTTTGTTGCAGCTATGAGAGGCATACATGACCCGGATGAAGCTTTGTCACTTTTCCATGAATATTATCAAAtgggttataagcatgattaccCTTCATTTTCTTCTCTTATTTATAAGCTCGCAAAGTCTCGAAATTTCGAAGCTGTTGAAACCCTTCTTGGCGTGTTACAAAATCTCAACATTCCTTGTAAAGAAACCCTTTTTTGTGCTTTGTTTCAGCATTATGGAAAAGCCCATTTGAGTGGAAAAGCTGTTGAGCTTTTCCGTAAAATGCCTTGTTTTAACTGCGTTTGTACGGTTCAGTCTTTGAATTCGGTTCTTAATGTTCTCGTCGATAACGATAGGTTTGGTGATGCAAAGGAGATATTTGATAAGTCTAAAGAAATGGGTTTTCGTCCGAATACGGTGACATTCAACGTGATGATCAAAGGGTTGTTGAACGGGGCAGAGTTTGATGAAGCATGCAATATGTTCGATGAAATGCTTGAAAGAAACGTGGAACCTAGTGTTGTCACTTATAATAGTTTTATAAGTTTTTTGTGTAAAAAGGGTGAGGTGGAAAAGGCTAAAAAACTATTTGAAGATATGGTTAAGAAAGGGAAGTATCCAAATGCTGTGACTTATGCTTTGTTAATGGAAGGTTTGTGTTCTTTAGGTGAATATAAAGAAGCTAAAAAATTGATGTTTGATATGGAATATAAAGGTTGTAAAACGAAGGTTATTAACTTTGGTGTTTTGATGAGTTACCTTGgaaaaaaaggggaaattgaggaagCTAAATCATTGCTTAGTGAAATGAAGAAAAGGAGGTTTAAAGCCGATGTAGTGATTTATAACATATTGGTGAATTATCTTTGCAAAGAAAGCAAAGTTCAAGAAGCTTATAAAGTTCTGATTGATATGCAAGTTAAAGGTTGTGAGCCAAATGCAGCTACATATAGGATGATGGTTGATGGGTTTTGTAATGTTGGGGATTTTGAAGGTGCTTTGAAGGTTTTGAATGTGATGTTGAAGAGTCGGCATTGTCCGCGGTCAGAAACTTTTTGCCGGTTGGTTGCGGGGTTATTACAGTGTGGGAAAGTTGATGGTGCTTGCTTTGTTTTGGAGGAGATGGAGAAGAGAAAAATAAGCCTTGATTTAGAGGTTTGGGGAGATTTGATAAGGGATGCTTATAGTGGTGTTGGTGATACTAATGAACACTTAACACAAATTATCTTGGGTAATTAG
- the LOC108486448 gene encoding probable NOT transcription complex subunit VIP2 isoform X2: MSGLLNSSVNGSASNIPDSSGRSFATSFSGQSGAASPGFHHTGTIQGLHGIHGSFNVPNMPGTLTSRNSTLSNVPTGGVQQPTGNLSGGRFASNNLPVALSQLSHGSSHGHSGVTNRGGISVVGNPGFSSNTNGVGGSIPGILPTSAAIGNRNAVPGLGVSPILGNSGPRITSSMGNMVGGGNIGRSISSGGGLSVPGLASRLNLSANSGSGSLSMQGQNRLMSGVLPQGSPQVISMLGNSYPSAGGPLSQSHVQAVNNLSSMGMLNDVNSTDNSPFDINNDFPQLTSRPSSAGGPQGQLGSLRKQGPSPIVQQNQEFSIQNEDFPALPGFKGGNADYGMDLHQKDQLHDNTMLMMQSQHFSMGRPAGFNLGGSYSSHRPQQQQQHVPSASSSGVSFSPTSGPPGIGLRPLNSSNSVSGMGYDQLIQQYQQHQNQSQLRLQQMSAVNQSFREPGMKPMQPAQSNHDPYGLLGLQSVLRMNDLDLTSLALGIDLTTLGLNLNSSENLYKTFGSPWSDEPAKGDPEFTVPQCYYAKQPPPLHQGYFSKFTVDTLFYIFYSMPKDEAQLYAANELYNRGWFYHKEHRCWFIRVPNVEPLVKTNTYERGSYHCFDPISFETVRKDNFVVHYEMLEKRPALPQH; this comes from the exons ATGTCGGGATTACTTAAT TCTTCTGTCAACGGATCAGCATCAAATATTCCAGACAGCAGCGGACGTTCTTTCGCTACATCTTTCTCTGGTCAGTCTGGTGCAGCCTCCCCTGGTTTCCATCACACTG GTACTATTCAGGGCCTTCATGGTATTCATGGTAGCTTTAATGTTCCCAACATGCCTGGTACTCTCACATCAAGAAACTCGACTTTAAGTAATGTTCCAACTGGTGGGGTTCAACAACCTACTGGGAACCTATCTGGTGGAAGATTCGCCTCAAATAATCTCCCTGTTGCTCTTTCTCAG TTATCTCATGGCAGTTCCCATGGGCATTCAGGAGTAACCAATAGAGGAGGTATTAGTGTTGTAGGAAACCCTGGATTTAGTAGTAACACAAATGGAGTTGGTGGTTCTATACCTGGAATTCTCCCAACATCTGCTGCGATTGGTAACCGCAATGCTGTTCCAGGATTGGGAGTATCCCCAATTTTGGGAAATTCAGGTCCTAGGATAACTAGTTCTATGGGAAACATGGTTGGTGGGGGCAACATTGGGAGGAGCATAAGCTCGGGTGGAGGATTATCCGTGCCTGGTCTTGCTTCTCGCCTGAACTTAAGTGCCAATAGTGGATCTGGAAGTTTAAGCATGCAGGGTCAGAATAGGTTGATGAGTGGTGTGCTTCCTCAAG GATCTCCTCAGGTAATTTCAATGTTGGGCAATTCTTATCCATCTGCTGGTGGTCCCCTTTCCCAGAGCCATGTTCAAGCTGTGAACAATCTTAGCTCTATGGGAATGTTGAATGATGTGAACTCTACTGACAATTCCCCTTTTGACATAAACAATGATTTCCCTCAGTTGACAAGTCGTCCTAGTTCTGCTGGAGGGCCTCAGGGACAATTGG GCTCATTACGAAAACAAGGTCCTAGTCCCATTGTCCAACAAAACCAAGAGTTCAGCATTCAAAATGAAGATTTCCCTGCTTTACCAGGATTTAAAG GTGGTAATGCTGACTATGGAATGGATTTGCACCAGAAAGATCAACTTCATGACAATACCATGTTAATGATGCAATCTCAGCACTTCTCT ATGGGGAGGCCTGCAGGATTTAACTTGGGTggatcctattcttctcatcgccCGCAGCAGCAACAGCAACATGTGCCATCAGCCAGTAGCAGTGGAGTCTCCTTTTCACCT ACCAGTGGACCACCTGGGATTGGGCTAAGGCCTCTAAATTCCTCGAATTCGGTTTCTGGTATGGGTTATGACCAGCTCATACAGCAATACCAGCAGCATCAAAACCAGTCCCAGCTCCGTCTGCAACAGATGTCAGCAGTCAATCAATCATTTAGGGAACCTGGGATGAAGCCAATGCAGCCTGCGCAGTCTAATCATGACCCCTATGGATTACTTGGGTTGCAAAGCGTGCTAAGGATGAATGATCTTGATCTGACTTCCCTTGCTCTCGGAATTGATCTGACTACACTCGGGTTAAATTTGAATTCATCGGAAAATCTTTACAAGACATTTGGTTCTCCATGGTCTGATGAACCAGCTAAGGGTGACCCGGAGTTCACTGTGCCACAATGTTATTACGCTAAGCAACCACCTCCTTTACAC CAAggttatttttcaaaattcactGTGGACACATTGTTCTATATATTTTACAG CATGCCAAAAGATGAAGCTCAATTATACGCTGCAAATGAACT TTACAATAGAGGCTGGTTTTACCACAAGGAGCACCGGTGTTGGTTCATAAGGGTTCCCAATGTGGAGCCACTAGTGAAGACGAACACATACGAGAGAGGTTCTTATCACTGTTTTGATCCGATATCATTTGAAACAGTCCGCAAG GATAATTTCGTTGTTCATTACGAGATGTTGGAAAAAAGACCAGCATTACCTCAACATTAA
- the LOC108486448 gene encoding probable NOT transcription complex subunit VIP2 isoform X1: protein MSGLLNSSVNGSASNIPDSSGRSFATSFSGQSGAASPGFHHTGTIQGLHGIHGSFNVPNMPGTLTSRNSTLSNVPTGGVQQPTGNLSGGRFASNNLPVALSQLSHGSSHGHSGVTNRGGISVVGNPGFSSNTNGVGGSIPGILPTSAAIGNRNAVPGLGVSPILGNSGPRITSSMGNMVGGGNIGRSISSGGGLSVPGLASRLNLSANSGSGSLSMQGQNRLMSGVLPQGSPQVISMLGNSYPSAGGPLSQSHVQAVNNLSSMGMLNDVNSTDNSPFDINNDFPQLTSRPSSAGGPQGQLGSLRKQGPSPIVQQNQEFSIQNEDFPALPGFKGGNADYGMDLHQKDQLHDNTMLMMQSQHFSMGRPAGFNLGGSYSSHRPQQQQQHVPSASSSGVSFSPVNNQDLLHLHGSDIFPSSHSSYHSQTSGPPGIGLRPLNSSNSVSGMGYDQLIQQYQQHQNQSQLRLQQMSAVNQSFREPGMKPMQPAQSNHDPYGLLGLQSVLRMNDLDLTSLALGIDLTTLGLNLNSSENLYKTFGSPWSDEPAKGDPEFTVPQCYYAKQPPPLHQGYFSKFTVDTLFYIFYSMPKDEAQLYAANELYNRGWFYHKEHRCWFIRVPNVEPLVKTNTYERGSYHCFDPISFETVRKDNFVVHYEMLEKRPALPQH, encoded by the exons ATGTCGGGATTACTTAAT TCTTCTGTCAACGGATCAGCATCAAATATTCCAGACAGCAGCGGACGTTCTTTCGCTACATCTTTCTCTGGTCAGTCTGGTGCAGCCTCCCCTGGTTTCCATCACACTG GTACTATTCAGGGCCTTCATGGTATTCATGGTAGCTTTAATGTTCCCAACATGCCTGGTACTCTCACATCAAGAAACTCGACTTTAAGTAATGTTCCAACTGGTGGGGTTCAACAACCTACTGGGAACCTATCTGGTGGAAGATTCGCCTCAAATAATCTCCCTGTTGCTCTTTCTCAG TTATCTCATGGCAGTTCCCATGGGCATTCAGGAGTAACCAATAGAGGAGGTATTAGTGTTGTAGGAAACCCTGGATTTAGTAGTAACACAAATGGAGTTGGTGGTTCTATACCTGGAATTCTCCCAACATCTGCTGCGATTGGTAACCGCAATGCTGTTCCAGGATTGGGAGTATCCCCAATTTTGGGAAATTCAGGTCCTAGGATAACTAGTTCTATGGGAAACATGGTTGGTGGGGGCAACATTGGGAGGAGCATAAGCTCGGGTGGAGGATTATCCGTGCCTGGTCTTGCTTCTCGCCTGAACTTAAGTGCCAATAGTGGATCTGGAAGTTTAAGCATGCAGGGTCAGAATAGGTTGATGAGTGGTGTGCTTCCTCAAG GATCTCCTCAGGTAATTTCAATGTTGGGCAATTCTTATCCATCTGCTGGTGGTCCCCTTTCCCAGAGCCATGTTCAAGCTGTGAACAATCTTAGCTCTATGGGAATGTTGAATGATGTGAACTCTACTGACAATTCCCCTTTTGACATAAACAATGATTTCCCTCAGTTGACAAGTCGTCCTAGTTCTGCTGGAGGGCCTCAGGGACAATTGG GCTCATTACGAAAACAAGGTCCTAGTCCCATTGTCCAACAAAACCAAGAGTTCAGCATTCAAAATGAAGATTTCCCTGCTTTACCAGGATTTAAAG GTGGTAATGCTGACTATGGAATGGATTTGCACCAGAAAGATCAACTTCATGACAATACCATGTTAATGATGCAATCTCAGCACTTCTCT ATGGGGAGGCCTGCAGGATTTAACTTGGGTggatcctattcttctcatcgccCGCAGCAGCAACAGCAACATGTGCCATCAGCCAGTAGCAGTGGAGTCTCCTTTTCACCTGTAAACAACCAAGATCTTCTCCATTTACATGGCTCTGATATTTTCCCATCTTCACATTCGAGCTACCACTCGCAG ACCAGTGGACCACCTGGGATTGGGCTAAGGCCTCTAAATTCCTCGAATTCGGTTTCTGGTATGGGTTATGACCAGCTCATACAGCAATACCAGCAGCATCAAAACCAGTCCCAGCTCCGTCTGCAACAGATGTCAGCAGTCAATCAATCATTTAGGGAACCTGGGATGAAGCCAATGCAGCCTGCGCAGTCTAATCATGACCCCTATGGATTACTTGGGTTGCAAAGCGTGCTAAGGATGAATGATCTTGATCTGACTTCCCTTGCTCTCGGAATTGATCTGACTACACTCGGGTTAAATTTGAATTCATCGGAAAATCTTTACAAGACATTTGGTTCTCCATGGTCTGATGAACCAGCTAAGGGTGACCCGGAGTTCACTGTGCCACAATGTTATTACGCTAAGCAACCACCTCCTTTACAC CAAggttatttttcaaaattcactGTGGACACATTGTTCTATATATTTTACAG CATGCCAAAAGATGAAGCTCAATTATACGCTGCAAATGAACT TTACAATAGAGGCTGGTTTTACCACAAGGAGCACCGGTGTTGGTTCATAAGGGTTCCCAATGTGGAGCCACTAGTGAAGACGAACACATACGAGAGAGGTTCTTATCACTGTTTTGATCCGATATCATTTGAAACAGTCCGCAAG GATAATTTCGTTGTTCATTACGAGATGTTGGAAAAAAGACCAGCATTACCTCAACATTAA